A stretch of Miscanthus floridulus cultivar M001 chromosome 13, ASM1932011v1, whole genome shotgun sequence DNA encodes these proteins:
- the LOC136501098 gene encoding uncharacterized protein, whose amino-acid sequence MASARPVPSTDTSAASSGSRSRVPTVRAVPRRRGRGPPVAAPGPCTAVPPPPLPLRVTRATAPHPPLPSVDASPDAAPAVAGPCRGRGRISPARPAPGSGPGWGRRSCRLPRARAGLSGDRAKVAGAAGPPSHADHHARPAPLRLHLVPFAARATRRLAPASPCAPSIEAKRWCVGLAAPATEVAAAPIHRDLNLRCNP is encoded by the coding sequence ATGGCCTCCGCGAGGCCAGTACCGAGTACCGAcacctccgccgcctcctccggCTCCCGCTCCCGCGTGCCCACCGTACGCGCGGTGCCGCGCCGGCGTGGGAGGGGCCCGCCGGTGGCCGCCCCCGGCCCTTGCACGGCCGTGCCCCCTCCACCCCTCCCCTTGCGGGTGACGCGCGCCACCGCGCCGCATCCGCCGCTACCGAGTGTCGACGCCTCCCCCGACGCGGCCCCCGCGGTGGCCGGCCCCTGCCGCGGGCGCGGACGCATCTCCCCGGCACGGCCGGCTCCCGGCAGTGGCCCTGGGTGGGGCCGCCGTAGCTGCCGCCTGCCGCGCGCCCGCGCGGGCCTCAGCGGCGACCGCGCCAAGGTAGCAGGGGCCGCAGGGCCCCCCTCCCATGCTGACCACCACGCCAGACCCGCGCCGCTTCGGCTCCACCTCGTCCCGTTCGCCGCACGGGCCACTCGACGACTGGCTCCGGCCTCGCCGTGCGCGCCGTCAATTGAAGCAAAGCGCTGGTGCGTCGGCCTTGCGGCTCCGGCAACAGAAGTGGCGGCGGCACCCATCCATAGGGACCTGAACCTCCGCTGCAACCCATAG